One Mytilus trossulus isolate FHL-02 chromosome 5, PNRI_Mtr1.1.1.hap1, whole genome shotgun sequence DNA segment encodes these proteins:
- the LOC134719148 gene encoding uncharacterized protein LOC134719148, with protein sequence MSEELTEQDIQNIVRAFKDMKVKPNADTTDAFKNWMKEFSTSKMDDVLYMPYIPKLPIFSGDDKGDDVSYDLWRYQVACLIKENYRHEIIAQAIRRSVHGEASRIVMRLGVEATVDDVIDRMDCIFGSVDVKEVLLAQFYTACQGADEDVSSWGCRLEEILNKALQRGKIYEQDTDDMLRSKFWKGLRPELRKVSIHKFDRIKEFNQLLISMREIEEQHRQDSIIKIKSSTSLPDKENITSDETTELKAMVQKLTAQLQEKETRTATHTKNPSSTTTFIPDETIIHRPNDRNIRRKSDKGDSICWRCGQQGHIAVGCRVRLDNSRKVQHALNFQQVTFEEQHISSSLTTKEQRIAGTANEVTVFLNGMKTQGLLDTGSTVSTMSEDFYNKHCSAMPLEQLSGLLKIECADGLQLPYLGYVEAELQLEGITTPYMNTYPGLFLVVPDSDYNSTTPLLIGTNILSSVMEDISKAIGPRYLQDTNLYTPWYLAFRCLTLRNHELEKQHNRLAIVKSAEMKSITIPPNTEVVIKGYMDKKLEYPTSCALLHATRKTSLSTDLDIVPAIVNYNRHRKEPILVRISNITTRTVTVAPRSIICELQPVSIEELPPTEKSDVPDILDIVKLPTEILEDDELDRGKDLLNRFKDIFSTGDTDIGHTSAVKHRIDLVDNRPFKQRHRRIPPLMIDEVRNHLRQLLSAGIIRRSHSPWSSNVVLVRKKDGSLRMCVDYRQLNDITIKDSYALPRIEEILDSLGGNTFYTVLDMKSGYHQVEVLEEHKERTAFTVGPLGFFEYNRLPFGLANSPATYQRLMEECLGDLHTKICFIYLDDLIIFSKTVDEHFDRLERIFQRLREVGLKLSPKKCSLFQQRVKYIGHIVSAKGIEPDPEKIDKVMNWPRPTNPEEVRQFLGFVGYYRKFVRDFSKKARPLTDLMPSTSNKKGKGKKGQKKTSVEVKPWHWDKEQEDAFQELRHHLSNPPVLGFPEYQNPFELHTDACLTGLGAVLYQLQEGKKRVIAYASRGLSKSERNYPVHKLEFLALRWAICDKFNDYLYGAKFTVLTDNNPLTYVLSSAKLDATGHRWIAALSAFDFDIKYRPGKQNTDADALSRLPALLQRQECTPDESYSHISEISKIPITSVKAICSLLQRQPYIESLAKSTNVMEDIDIIGTDEKVDIRREQLRDPVIRYWIDNVMKKKSPRKEDIPAVPFHRLLHSNFNRLILKDGILFRRTTVDGESKDQLILPASQIKTVLNYLHNNMGHQGRDRTTSLVKDRYFWSGMHKDIEEWIQRCPRCLKRKRLPNDKAPLKSIKTSQPQEIVCMDFLTLETSKGGYHHVLVITDHFTRYAQAIPTKNMSAKTTAEAFFNNYVIHYGLPQRIHSDQGGNFESRLLKELCELTGIKKSRTTPYHPMGNGQCERFNRTLLNMLGTLQNDQKSNWKQYLGPIVHAYNCTKQDTTGYSPFSLMFGREPRLPIDTVFGIENITTQKNTTKYVEQLKDRLRKSYELALRSAEKAQSRQKKGYDEKIRGAVLNTGDRVLVKILAFEGKHKLSDRWENDPYIILEQPNSEIPVFVVRKENGEGRKRTLHRNLLLPIGSVSMDEQEPEDTPQPKPRLRPRKETKPVPKPRTTRREPLTKDPQPPASISSDTDSESEDESFMILITQPTDDTDISTNSDDDDNSEEPVAEVYEPQTDGDQQGVIGQEETEDTEDAPSSNETEDSVSEQPEEAVITEEVELEEAVSSDEPGQEDEQDEQDEIQDIPRRSVRTKTSTATTKYKDFVCKQIQPNTDWLIRAQFLKDAVSSGVFRGSEDRVKDALLKIVTDTG encoded by the coding sequence ATGTCTGAGGAATTGACCGAACAGGATATACAAAACATCGTTAGAGCTTTTAAGGATATGAAAGTCAAACCGAATGCAGATACAACTGATGCATTTAAGAATTGGATGAAGGAATTTTCCACGTCAAAGATGGACGATGTATTATATATGCCATACATACCGAAGTTACCTATCTTTTCCGGAGATGACAAAGGAGATGATGTTTCATACGATCTTTGGAGATATCAAGTAGCATGTCTTATCAAGGAAAATTACCGACATGAGATCATAGCTCAAGCCATCAGACGTTCTGTTCATGGAGAAGCTAGTCGAATCGTTATGCGATTAGGAGTTGAAGCAACAGTTGATGATGTCATAGACAGAATGGATTGTATTTTTGGATCTGTAGATGTAAAAGAAGTTCTTCTTGCCCAGTTTTACACAGCATGTCAAGGAGCCGACGAGGATGTATCATCATGGGGTTGTAGACTAGAGGAAATTCTTAATAAAGCACTACAACGAGGAAAGATTTACGAACAAGATACGGATGATATGCTTAGATCAAAATTTTGGAAAGGATTACGACCTGAACTACGAAAGGTTTCCATACACAAGTTTGACCGTATTAAAGAATTCAACCAATTATTGATATCTATGAGAGAAATAGAAGAGCAACATCGTCAAGATAGCATTATTAAGATAAAGAGCAGTACATCTTTACCTGACAAAGAGAACATAACATCAGATGAAACAACAGAGCTGAAGGCTATGGTTCAGAAACTAACTGCACAGTTACAGGAAAAAGAAACTCGAACAGCAACTCACACCAAGAATCCGAGCTCAACTACAACATTTATTCCGGACGAAACTATAATTCATCGACCGAATGACAGAAACATACGGAGAAAAAGCGATAAAGGAGATAGTATATGTTGGAGATGCGGACAACAAGGTCATATAGCAGTAGGATGCAGAGTAAGATTGGACAATTCAAGGAAAGTACAACATGCTTTGAATTTTCAACAAGTAACCTTCGAGGAACAACACATTAGTTCAAGCTTGACTACAAAGGAACAACGGATAGCAGGTACGGCAAATGAGGTTACAGTTTTCTTGAATGGAATGAAAACACAAGGATTGTTAGACACTGGATCGACTGTATCTACCATGAGCGAGGATTTTTACAACAAACACTGCTCAGCAATGCCATTAGAACAACTATCAGGACTATTAAAGATTGAATGTGCAGACGGCTTACAACTACCGTATTTAGGATATGTAGAGGCAGAACTTCAACTGGAAGGAATTACTACACCTTACATGAACACATATCCAGGATTATTTCTCGTAGTTCCAGACAGCGATTATAATTCTACTACACCCTTGCTTATAGGAACTAACATCTTAAGTTCAGTTATGGAGGATATCAGTAAAGCAATTGGGCCAAGGTATTTACAGGATACAAATCTTTATACGCCGTGGTACCTCGCATTCAGATGCCTTACATTAAGGAACCATGAATTGGAAAAACAACACAATAGATTAGCTATAGTCAAATCAGCAGAGATGAAATCAATAACAATACCGCCGAATACAGAAGTTGTCATAAAAGGATATATGGACAAGAAACTAGAATACCCAACAAGTTGTGCATTACTTCACGCTACAAGAAAAACATCACTTtcaactgatcttgacattgtaCCAGCTATAGTCAACTACAACCGTCATCGTAAAGAACCAATACTAGTACGGATATCAAACATAACAACTAGAACAGTAACCGTAGCACCAAGATCGATTATTTGCGAGTTGCAACCAGTCAGCATTGAAGAGTTACCACCAACCGAGAAATCAGACGTACCTGATATTTTAGATATAGTCAAACTACCAACTGAAATACTAGAGGATGATGAACTGGATAGAGGAAAAGATTTGTTAAATAGATTTAAGGATATATTTTCAACAGGAGATACTGACATTGGACACACATCAGCAGTCAAACACCGAATTGACTTAGTAGATAACAGACCTTTTAAACAACGTCATCGCCGAATTCCGCCGTTAATGATTGATGAAGTTAGGAACCATCTACGTCAACTGTTATCAGCTGGAATTATAAGACGATCTCATTCACCGTGGTCTTCGAATGTGGTACTTGTAAGAAAGAAGGATGGAAGCTTAAGAATGTGCGTCGACTACCGTCAGCTGAATGATATCACCATTAAAGATTCTTACGCTTTACCACGCATAGAGGAGATTCTTGATTCTTTAGGAGGGAACACTTTTTATACTGTCTTAGACATGAAGAGTGGTTACCATCAGGTGGAAGTATTAGAGGAGCACAAAGAGAGAACAGCCTTTACCGTTGGACCACTAGGATTTTTTGAATATAATAGGTTACCATTCGGATTGGCAAATTCCCCTGCAACATACCAACGATTAATGGAAGAATGCTTGGGAGATCTTCACACCAAGATTTGTTTCATCTACCTGGATGATTTAATTATCTTTTCCAAGACCGTAGACGAGCATTTCGATAGACTAGAGAGAATATTCCAGAGATTAAGAGAAGTTGGACTGAAGCTGTCGCCAAAGAAATGTTCCTTATTCCAACAGAGAGTAAAGTATATAGGCCATATTGTGTCAGCTAAAGGCATTGAACCGGATCCAGAGAAGATCGACAAGGTTATGAACTGGCCAAGACCTACAAATCCAGAGGAAGTAAGACAGTTTTTAGGTTTTGTGGGATACTATAGGAAATTTGTAAGAGATTTCTCCAAGAAAGCCAGACCATTGACAGATTTGATGCCATCAACATCTAACAAGAAAGGAAAAGGAAAGAAAGGACAAAAGAAAACATCAGTAGAAGTGAAACCATGGCACTGGGATAAAGAACAAGAAGACGCATTTCAGGAACTGAGACACCATTTATCTAACCCACCAGTATTAGGATTCCCAGAGTACCAGAATCCATTTGAACTACATACGGATGCTTGCTTAACTGGATTAGGAGCAGTTTTATACCAACTACAAGAAGGTAAAAAGCGTGTCATTGCTTACGCTAGCCGTGGTCTTTCGAAGTCTGAGAGGAATTACCCTGTACACAAGCTggaatttttagcgttacgatGGGCCATTTGTGACAAATTCAACGATTATCTGTATGGAGCCAAATTTACTGTACTTACAGACAACAACCCGCTGACCTATGTTTTGTCTTCAGCCAAGTTAGATGCAACAGGGCATAGGTGGATAGCAGCTTTATCAGCTTTTGATTTCGATATCAAGTACCGACCAGGAAAGCAGAACACAGATGCAGATGCCTTATCGAGACTACCTGCATTACTTCAACGCCAGGAATGCACACCAGATGAAAGTTATAGCCATATCAGCGAGATCAGCAAGATACCTATTACATCGGTTAAGGCTATATGCAGTTTACTTCAACGACAACCATACATTGAATCTTTGGCAAAATCTACTAATGTAATGGAGGATATAGATATCATAGGAACAGATGAAAAAGTAGATATTAGGAGAGAACAACTAAGAGACCCCGTTATACGATACTGGATAGACAACGTTATGAAGAAGAAGTCACCACGAAAAGAAGATATTCCGGCAGTACCGTTTCATCGTTTACTCCATTCAAACTTCAACAGACTTATATTGAAAGATGGAATATTATTTAGAAGAACAACAGTAGATGGAGAATCGAAAGATCAGTTAATTCTGCCAGCATCTCAGATTAAGACCGTTTTGAATTACCTGCATAACAACATGGGTCATCAAGGTCGAGACCGCACAACATCGCTTGTTAAAGATAGATACTTTTGGAGTGGAATGCATAAAGACATAGAGGAATGGATTCAACGTTGTCCAAGATGTTTGAAGAGGAAAAGATTACCGAATGATAAAGCACCACTCAAGAGTATAAAAACATCACAACCACAAGAAATTGTTTGCATGGACTTTTTAACACTAGAAACATCAAAAGGAGGATACCACCATGTACTTGTAATCACGGATCATTTCACGCGGTATGCACAAGCCATTCCAACAAAGAACATGTCAGCTAAAACAACAGCGGAAGCCTTTTTCAACAACTATGTGATCCATTATGGTCTTCCTCAAAGAATACACTCAGACCAAGGAGGAAATTTTGAAAGTCGACTTCTTAAGGAATTATGTGAACTTACAGGAATTAAGAAATCGAGAACGACGCCTTACCATCCGATGGGAAACGGCCAGTGTGAAAGGTTCAACAGAACACTTCTGAACATGTTAGGCACACTGCAAAATGATCAAAAGAGCAACTGGAAACAATACCTAGGTCCAATTGTCCATGCATACAACTGCACTAAACAGGATACTACTGGATATTCACCATTTTCATTAATGTTTGGACGAGAACCTCGACTTCCAATAGATACTGTTTTTGGAATTGAGAACATCACTACTCAGAAAAACACGACAAAGTATGTTGAACAACTGAAAGATAGACTACGAAAATCTTACGAGCTTGCATTACGATCTGCAGAGAAAGCACAATCTAGACAAAAGAAAGGATACGATGAAAAGATCAGAGGAGCCGTATTGAATACAGGAGATAGAGTACTCGTTAAGATTTTAGCATTCGAAGGAAAACATAAGCTTTCTGATAGATGGGAAAACGATCCTTACATCATATTGGAACAACCAAACTCGGAGATACCAGTTTTCGTAGTGAGAAAAGAGAATGGTGAAGGGAGAAAGAGAACTTTACATCGCAACTTGTTGCTACCAATTGGTTCCGTCTCCATGGATGAACAAGAACCGGAAGATACACCACAACCAAAACCCAGATTAAGACCCAGGAAAGAGACTAAACCAGTACCAAAACCAAGAACGACAAGAAGAGAACCTTTGACAAAGGATCCACAGCCTCCAGCCAGTATTTCATCAGATACTGACAGTGAAAGCGAGGATGAGTCTTTCATGATTTTGATTACACAGCCTACTGACGACACAGATATTAGCACTAACagtgatgatgatgataattCTGAAGAACCAGTAGCTGAAGTCTATGAACCGCAGACTGACGGAGATCAGCAGGGTGTCATAGGACAAGAGGAAACTGAAGATACGGAGGACGCTCCTTCTTCTAATGAGACAGAAGATTCAGTTTCGGAACAACCAGAGGAAGCAGTTATCACTGAAGAAGTAGAACTTGAGGAAGCTGTTTCTTCGGATGAACCTGGGCAAGAAGATGAACAAGATGAACAAGATGAAATACAAGACATTCCACGAAGATCTGTCCGCACGAAAACATCAACAGCAACAACGAAATATAAGGACTTTGTGTGTAAACAGATTCAGCCTAATACAGATTGGTTAATAAGGGCACAGTTTTTGAAGGATGCTGTATCCAGTGGAGTATTCAGAGGATCTGAAGATAGAGTTAAAGATGCCTTACTGAAGATTGTCACTGATACAGGTTAG